Part of the Oncorhynchus masou masou isolate Uvic2021 chromosome 18, UVic_Omas_1.1, whole genome shotgun sequence genome, tttccactgcatttcagccctgccacaaaatgaCCATCTTGCAttatgtcagtgattctctcattaacacaggtgtgaatgttgacgaggacaaggctggagatcactctgtcatgctgattgagttcgaataacagactggaagcttcaaaaggagggtggtgcttggaatcattgttcttcctctcaACCATGGTTACTTGCAAGGAGACACGTGCCGTCataattgctttgcacaaaaagggcttcacaggcaaggatattgctgacagtaagattgcacctaaattaaccatttatcggatcatcaagaacttcaaggagagcggttcaactgttgtgaagaaggcttcagggctcctaagaaagtccagcaagcgccaggaccgtctcctaaagttgattcagctgcaggatcggggcaccaccagaaccgagcttgctcaggaatggcagaaggcaggtgtgagtgcatctgcacgcacagtgaggtgaagacttttggaggatggcctggtgtcaagaagggcagcaaagaagctacttctctccaggaaaaacaccagggacggactgatattctgcaaaaggtacagggattggactgctgagaactggggtaaagtcattttctctgatgaatcccctttccgattgtttggagcatctggaaaaaagcttgtccggagaagacaaggtgagcgctaccatcagtcctgtgtcataaCAACAGTAAAGcttcctgagaccattcatgtgtgaggttgcttctcagccaagggagtgggctcactcacaattttgcctaagaacacagccatgaataaagaatggtaccaacacatcctccgagagcaacttctcccaaccatccaggaacagtttggtgacgaacaatggcttttccagcatgatggagcaccttgtcataagtgataactaagtggctcggggaacaaaacattgatattttgggtcaaTGGCCAGAACTCCCCCggccttaatcccattgagaacttgtggttcTTGAGGTGGGTGgaaaaacaaaaacccacaaactccaagcattgattatgcaagttAGGATGTGCCCCAGAAGTTAATTAACAGCACTCCAGGGCAGATTGacgaggtcttgaaaaagaagggtcaatactgcaaatattgactctgcatcaacttcatgtaattgtcaattaaagcctttgacactcgtgaaatgcttgtaattatacttcagtattccatagtaacatctgacataaatatctaaagacactgaagcagcaaactttgaaaattaatatttgtgtcattctcaaaatggCACTAAAAGACCAATATATATAGACAAATTTCATCAAAATAATTCGCAATGCAAACTCAATAGCATTTCACAATGGATTTACAATTCTTCCAATGCGCAAACACACACGATTATGTgaaatattacacacacacatatgataaAATACTGTAGTAATGCCATTTTCATATCAACAATTGAAATCACCGAACAATGCAGTTGAAAATGTCAAAGTGGCTCATCAAAACAAAATTCTAGCTTCAAAGCGATGTCTGGTTCAACAGTAGCCTAACCTTCAaattgccagggaaaatgcatTTGGGCCTACCATTACTTGTTAAGTCTGTTCTTCTGGTGAACCTCTCTGTGACCGAGTTTGACAAGTCACAGCAGAACCCCATGTCCATTATTTTATTCTGTATGCGCACAGCAGGCCCACGGTTGCGGGGAGACGCATCCCCAAGGCCCATTTATGTCCACAAAGCAAAAATAAAAGTCTGGATAAAAAGTATGAATTGGTGATGACGTTTCAGACAAGTAGGCAGTCCAGTACATGGTGATTGCATGTCAGGTCTTGTGTGTTGAGCTCCTGTGTGCTGCCTCTGTCTGGTCTTAACTTTCATTATAGTTGACGTTCTGCTCTTCCACTCTGATGTTCCAAACGGTACGTTACATTATTCCAACTTGGAAGATTGTTCCGAGGAGCAATATTGTCCAGTTGACAGGTTGTatttgcaagctagctagctttgTTCAGTTCAAGGGATGCGAGCACCAAATTATGTAGACACACAAATGTTGCTCAGCTTACACCAGGCAATACCCACACAACATGTTTAGGCAATACACATGTGCAAAATATGAAATTGGCTCGAATGAAGCTGAACCCTGTCCATTAACAATGACTGTAGTCAGGAAAGGCTGCACATGTAAAGGATATTAATGGATTTGAATGGCTGGAAAGAATGAATACCCTAGCACCTTTCCTGAGGTTTTGATGCAGTTTTAGCACATTTTTGAGGGTTTGAGAATAAATAACACCAGAATCATTGATTAAAAAAACAGAACAAAAAATGACAATTTTATTTTGATTTCATGACCGCTTTTTAAAAGTAGATTATCACAGGGCACTTGCCTACCATGACTGCACGTCACAGGTGGTGATGCTCTGCCCCTGGCCTTTGTAtatcctctccaccaccccacccGATGCTAGCTTAGGAGGCTAGTGTTTCAGCCAGGCTGATTTCCTTAATTGAACTTTTAGAACTCCCCTGACTGTTAGGTAATGTGACGAGTGCCATCAGCGAGGCAGGCATTCGGGCTGCTCCCTGGGAGCCCAGGGCTCAAGCAGAGGATACGGTTTCTTCTGTTCCACCTTGCCTTTGCAAGCAGCCCTGCATTGGATTCAGTGGACATGAATGGGGACTCAATGTGCTAAAAGCAATTTTCAGCAGCCCTATCGTTTAAGCTAATTACAGGACCATGCCTGCTCGGCTACAGTACTGGGCCCATTCCATGAGAAATTGAGCCTGTGGGCTGTGACAGCTAAACCAATGTGGTTGTTagctgggtcatgttcattaggacacaccgtagcaaaacattCAATGGGAATCAAGAATTTCTTATTGGACAGTTGGTACTCTCTTTCTGAGTGATTTCTAATATTTTGTACCTACTAAACACAACCCAGGTCTTAGTTGGGGTCTGTTTGATACAAGTCAAGTCTAAGACCTTACTGCAGTGTACagaatttacagtgcattcggaaccttccagaaggtcaaccatccctgcagcactccaccaatcaggcctttatggtcgagtgtccagacggaagccactcctcagcccacttgaagtttgccaaaaggcacctaaagatctcagaccatgagaaacaagattctctgctctgatgaatccaagattgaaccctttggcctgaatgccaagtgtgacgtctggaggaaacctggcaccatccctacagtgatgcatggtggtggcagcatcatgctgtggaggtgTTTTTcggcagcagggactgggagacttgtcaggttCGAGGGaaaaatccttgatgaaaacatgctccagagcgctcaggacctcatactggggccaaggtttaccttccaacaggacaatgacccgaagcactcagccaagacaatgcaggagtggcttctggacaagtccttgagtggcacagccagagcctggacttgaacccgatcacaTATTTCTGGAGActttaaaatagctgtgcagtgacattcccctccaacctgacagagcttgagaaaaatgggagaaactccctaaataaatgtgcaaacatttggAAAAAAACtgtttactttgtcattatggggtgttgtgtgtagattgagggggaggGAAACCATTGttaatttttagaataaggctgtaataaaaTGTGGGGAAATTCGGGGGATCCGAATGCACTGAATGACTTGTTATAACAGCATGTGGTCTTGTACAGTGTAATCAAACCTAGCGTTATCCAAGTGTATATTTTCTGCTGTGCAATGACTTTCACCTTAGATCTAATTGTAGTATCCAATTCTCTCTCCTATTTGTTATGGAACCAGGAAATACAAGGCCCTGCACATGCAGTCCATGACCTTTCCCAATCTGTGCTACTCTGGCCGGTTCAGTCCTTTTGAGCCCCCTGCACCCCCCCAGCCTGAGAGAGTCAAGGAGCAGGAACAAAACAAAGCCAggtataacacactgaacaggcCACAAGCCTAACCTTACTGGCCTTGGAACTCGGCCATTGCTTGTTTTTATCTCTACGACAGCCCAGCAATGGTGCTCTTTTGATGTTGGTGTACACATTATATGGTTCAGACAATACATTTATGCCTTTTTATACAGAGGGAAGACACTTCTAACTTTTTTCCCCCCATGAAATAGACAGATAATTAAGAGTTTGAGTACAAGCCAGGACAAACCTCGAAGCCCTCTCCCACGCAACCCCTCACTTTGCCGGGCACGCAAAAAGAACCTGGGCTACTGCGAGTGCTGTCATGAACCCTTTAAGGACCAGGATGAGGTAAGATGTGTATCCAagtctttttatttttttctctgtTTTGTCTGTTAATGTCAAAATGTTGTCTCTGTTAATGGTTTGTTTGTAAGCTTGAGTTTTGTATGTGTCTGTTTTTGTCAATGTCAATATTTTTGTCTGTATTCTATTTCTTTCACTCCTCACTACGTTAACTCTTGTCTGGCAGCACTTGCAGTCAGCTCAGCATCGTGGCTTTGTGCAGGACCGCTCCCACTACAGCCTGGTGGACCAGCTGGTGGCTGACATGGAGCCAGGCTTTGCTCCCTGTCCTGCCCCAGAGTCAGCATCCACAACACTGCTCAGGTAAGAGCCAGGCCTGTCCACTAACGTGGCATTGTCTTACGTCTGTTGGCGCCACTCCTACGCAACGCTTGTCCCTCAACAGACCTGTGTTGTAAGTCATTGAACTAATATGTTGTGGAACTCCTATTCAAAATCTCATATCAGAAAGCATCTGCCATAGGAAATTAAAACGTCCTAATTTCTGAAATTATTGTGCTCTCCTATGGCTAATTTATGAAACAGGCTAAATTACACGTGATAGGGATTCAATAATTTACAAATCAAAACAAAGCGGTGGCAACCTGCAAAAATGATGGCCGCCAGGTGTCTAGATCAGCTGCTTAGCTAACTGGTTGTAGCTAGCTTACTGACATAGAACTTTAGTGACAGGCTTAGCTTGTTTTAAAATATCCTGAAGTTGTAGCTAGACACACTGTCCCAAAATGAAGAGGGACTGTTATCAGAAATTAGTCCGCTTGTTTCTCCTCGTTCGCAACTTTGCAACGTTGGGTCAGCTGAGCGCGGCAGCAGTTGACTCCGGAAGCTACTGCACTCACTCACGGCAGAACAGGCAGCTGCTTCATCGTGAAATTGTCAAACTTCCGAAATTCTTCTCCATCCTTGAAGCACTAAACTCCTGAGCTAAAAAAACGTTTTTTAACTAAGACTAAGACACAGATGTATTGTTTTAGCTTAGATTAATTCAGATTGTTTTGAGGCAGACATGGGGTTCAGCAGACAATGTTACCAAGGTAATATTTTCGAATATTGTGACAGCACGTTGTAGACTAACTAATTTTTGTCTATCCCATTAATCTTTGCAAGATACGAGACATATCGGTGCAGGCGGAATCGTCACGCTATCTGGCGTAAGACAATGCTAACACGGTTTAGAAGTACCCTGATACTATAATGCAATCCAAATTATAATTGGAGGTTGGATTAAAATCACTTAACATTGTGCCATACCATTCACATGTACCATGGTTATTTCTCAGAAATGTTCTCTTTAAAAAAATGATCTTCTAAAAGTGGTTTTGTGCTTTCTACTGCCCTATCAGGTTGGAGACTCCCCCACTTCTACTACAACTGCTCCACAGCCCCTCTGAGATGCAGACGCACAGTGAGACGGAGCACGCCATCCAGGCCCTGCTTACCCAAGGCTCACCGTCCAACACCCTGGACCCGGATCCAAGCTCTTCCACTCCGAGCGTAGTCCCCCTGTCATCCCATGCCCAGCCTCTCCCCCCCTGCCCTGACACCCTCAGCCTACTCCTCCTGCCatccctcccccagcctctctccttctgccctgaaaaccaccctccctcccccgaCACTCTTTGTCAGTCCCCCACCCTAGCCCCCCTACCAAACcactcccagcccctctccccctgcccgaACACCCAATGCCAGCCTCCCAGCCCCTACTCCCAGCCTCCTGTACTCAGCCCTAAAACCATGTTTCCCTTTGAGCCCATGTCCCAACCCGACAGCCCCTACTCTCAGCCCCCAGTCCTCAGCCCCCAGGTCCTGCTTCAGCCCCCCACTCCTCACCATCCCGCAGAGGGGGAAGATATGGAGATTGACAGCCATATGTCAGCATCCGCAGAGGAGGAATCAGACCCTCAGACTGTCCCAGGTCGGTCTCGCTCCCTTCCTCGCCTCTGGATCACTGCAGTGAACGCAAAGAAACGCAGCCGATCAGTCAGTCCTGACACCAAGGCCTGCAAGAGGATAAGGACCTCCCTGGCCAACCGTCACAAATCAAAACCCATCTGGGGCTTCAACAGTGCTGGTTGGACAAGGAAGGAAAACCAGCCCTTAGTCCCACCCACATATGGCAATGGACATGAGCTTGTGGCTAAGGCCTGCTCCCTGCCCAAAGAACTAGGAACTGCAGAACAAAGACCAACCCCACATCAGCTGGAAGTGAAGGGAATATCACTGGTGCCAACAATGACACAAGACAGAATAAACAAAGTTGGGAACGTTGTGGACATCCGAGCAGCCAACCACTGTCACTCTGTGCCCATTTGTGGCCCGGGCCATGCAATATGTCCTTTGTTGAAGGTGGACAAGATAACCAGTTGGCCTCCAGTGGAAGTGTTTGGTACAAACCGCCATTCTTTGGCCACATCCACTTGCCTTTCTTTGGCCACATTCCCAAGGTTTCCTGTGAAGTCCACAGGCAATCCGTCAGGTCATATGGATCATTCCATCTTCATGGACCGGGTTGTTCTACAGCAGCATGCCACAGCGACTCCAAACATCAGTGCTTCTTTCCCTCCCCAGCCTCTTCACCACCCTTCAGATAGACCAACCCACTGCCCCGCCTCCAGCCAGGACTCAAACCCCAGCCACTCCCAGTCCATCACCTCCATCTGTATCGAGTCTGCCCTACTTCCCGACCTGGCCGTCCCCTCCGACTCGGACTCGGACTGGGAATGCGATCTCATGTCCCGCCTCGGCCCCCCTGCCGCCACCTCCGCCCCTTCCACCCTTTCCCTCCCGCAACCAGCGGGGAGCCACCACCAGCAGCTGGACTTGGAGCTACTACAGAGACCCTGCAGCACCTGGACGCTGCACGACACCAGCTATGAGTCACATCTGTGTGCTGTGTTGCAGCAGCCCCTCACCCCGCTGCCGGACCCCTCTCTAGTGTTTTCCAGGACAGAAATGCAAAGTCTAGAAGTGACTCAGCACTGACTCGGGAATGACGGGAGAAGGGTTGGTTACTTGACCAATCGAAGTCCCAATACACAAACTTTTTGACCTACCTGGTTTTCCATACGAAGTCGTCAAACAAAGTGAACAGACATAGCAACAAACATCACAACAAATAACATTGACTTTGAAGCTTGTATTTGTCAGGGACCTACCCAAAAATCGATGGATTATTCATGATGTATTACTGCAGAATGCCGCAATTACATCCTTCTAACACTGACTTACGAGGACCTGATGAGGATCCTATGGCCTTGTGTTTCTGGGCCCATCCCTGATCCATTAATAATTAAAGCACCCAGGCCATATTTTGTCTCATGCAGACCTGTGTCTTTCAGCAGCAATCTCTGAGAACAAGCAACGGTATTGAGAATTTAATGAGTCTCTGCTGGAAGGGGCATTACTCAATTAGTTTAAGTGCTGCGTCTGGATCGGCTCCCAGTAGCGCCGGTGTTGATGTTCAGACCGGGCTAAAGAGTTAAGTGAGTGAAGGACTCGACAGGACTCTGCAGTCCCGGCCAGAAACTCTTGATTAATCCTGAAAGGGCTTCTTTGAAGGAGATCCAACAAAAGGGACTGGATGGGTGAAAGGGATATGGGGGCTTGCCACAGTGCACTCACCACTGATGGGATCTCCACCATATATATTCCTTTGACAACTGTTTCATAATATTGTTTGCCGACATAGAGTTCCAGACATATGAGCTGTGCTTGCAagaactgttttttttttcagaGTTGAAAACTACTGATAAGTGAAGTGGGTGTTTGCAACATTTTCTGCCTCGTTGTGGTACTTTAAGCATGTGTCTTTGTCCAAGTGCTACAAAAGACTGACTCCAGCtgagtatttagtttttttttcttcactaATTATGTTGAATATGACGTTATATCTCAAACTGAAGAATGATTTTATAAAATGTGCTTTATTTCTGAAAGGTTTGTCAGCTTTCAGCCTTTCACAATGTGAATGCATAATGTCTCATGTTGGTtttaacaaaatgtttaaaaattaaaatatatacagtaccggtcaaaggTTTAGACACACTtactcaatcaagggtttttctttgtttttactattttctacactgtagaataattgtgaagacatcaaaacaacatatggaatcatatagtaaccaaaaaagtgttaaacaaaccaaatatattgtatatttgaagttcttcaaagtagccaccctttgccttgaagatagctttgcacactcttggcattctctcaaccagattcacatggaaggcttttccaacagtcttgaaggaattcccacatatgctgagcacttgttggctgcttgtccttcactctgcggtccaactcatcccaaaccatctcatttgggttgaggttgggtgattgtggaggccaggtcatctgatgcagcactccgtcactctccttcttggtcaaatagccgttgcacagcctggaggtgtgttttgggtcattgtcctgttgacaaacaaaatgattgtcccactaagcacaaaccagatgggatggtgtattgctgcagaatgctgtggtagccatgctggtttagtgtgccttgaattctaaataaatcacagtgtcaccatcacaccacctcttccatacttcacagtgggaatcacaagtgcagagatcatccgttcacctactctgcaccTCAAAGACattgcggttggaaccaaacatgtcacatttgtactcatcagaccaaggacagatttctactggtctaatgtccattgtttgtgtttcttggcccaagcaagtctcttcttattattatggtGGCcttttagtgtttttttttttttttgcagcaattcgaccatgaaggcctgatttcagACACtgtcctctaaacagttgatgctgagatgtcTTACTTGAACGCTGAAGCatatatttgggctgcaatttctgaggctggtaactcgaatgagcttatcctctgcaccagaggtaactctgggtcttcctttcctgttgcggtcctcatgagagccagtttcagcatagcgcttgatgtttttttgcgactgcacttgaagaaactttcaacgttCTTTAACTTTtcagtattgactgaccttcatgtcttgaagtaatgatggactgtcgtttctctttgcttatttgagctgttcttgccataatatggatttggtattttaccaaatagggctagcttatgtataccatccctaccttgtcacaacacaattgatttggctcaaacgcattaagaaggaaagaaattccacaaatgtacttttaacaaggcacacctgttaattgaaatgcattccagttgactacttcaggaagctggttgagagaattccaagagtgtgcatagATTGaagaatcaaaatatattttatgtattGTAAATATGTGTAATATGtctaatttcatagttttgatttcttcagtatgattctacaatgtagaaataaagagaaaccctgaAATGAGTACGTGTGTCCACATTTTTGACTGGTTCTATATATTTGCTATAGTATACTTTTAGACTGGCTTTGCTTATGTGAGTGACTAGATTCAAACCATATGTCAATGGGTCAAACCTGGGTCTCCTGTGTGCCACAACAATTTGTCTGCTGAGGAAGATTGGGGAGCTAACAAAGTATTTTGATACGCAATAGACCCAGGTTTGAACCAGTTAGTCACATTGGTGCTGTGGGTCTCTGCGAGGAACAGGTTGTTCAGTGAATCACATTCTGAATAACCTTGCCTGAGACTTGAAGAAGACTTGCGTTAGCTTCCCGAGGTAATACCTTGGAGGCTTAATCCTGGATATGGCCAACAATTCTCATTTTGACTGTATGGTGGAATTAATTTGACTGTTATATTTTTAGGAATAATAAAAGTTTAAATATGTTCTATGATGGGAGTGACACTAGGATGGCAACGTTTTAATgggctttctccattctgattgttttgtACTAGGACCAAACTAGGACCGAACTGAAAGCAATTTAGTCCAATTTGTAGAACTAGTTTATGTAGTATCATTTTAGACGGTATAGTGAAAATCCATACATGAAAATACTATCACGCAGCCCCACTTTCACTCAACGGGCTTACACAGTCTTGTGTGCAGGAGACAAGGATTCTAACTCAGTCATACACAATAAGTACACTTCTTGATCAAGAGGTTTACAGCCGGTTACAGCATGTTGTGGACTGTACTTCCTAAACCCAATATGAATTGATAAAGTagaccatatacagttgaagtcggaagtttacatacaccttagccaaatacatttaaactcagtttttcacaattgctgacatttaatcctagtaaaaattccctgtcttaggtcagttagtatcatcactttattttaagaatgtgaaatgtcagaataatagtagagtgatttatttcagcttttatttcttcacattacgagtgggtcagaagtttacatgcactcaattagtatttggtagcattgcctttaaattgtttaactttggtcaaacgtttcgggtagccttccacaagcttcccacaatagtttggtgaattttgtcccattcatcctgacagagctggtgtaactgagtcagttttgcaggcctccttgctcgcacatgctttttcagttctgcccacaaattttctataggattgagatcagggctttgtgatggccactccaataccttgactttgttgtccataagccattttgccacaactttggaagtatgcttggagtcattgtccatttggaagacccatttgtgaccaagctttaacttcctgacttatgtcttgagatgttgcatcaatatatccacataattgtcctgcctcatgatgccatctattttgtgaagtgcaccagtcccttctgtagcaaagcacccccacaacataatgctgccacccccgtgtttcacgattgggatggtgttcttcggcttgcaagcctccccctttttcctccaaacataacaatggtcattatggccaaacagttctattcttgtttcgtcagaccagaggacatttctccaaaaagtacaatctatgtccccatgtgcagttgcaaaccatagtctggcttttttatggcagttttggagcagtggtttcttccttgctgagcggcctttcaggttatgttgagataggacttgttttaccttggatatagatacttttgtacctgtttcctccagtatatTCATAAGGGCCTTTGGTGCTGTTCTGGGATcaattttcacttttcgcaccagagtacattaatctcttggagacagaacgtgtgtccttcctgagtggtatgactgctgcgtggtctcatggtgtttgtacttgcgtactattgtttgtacagatgaacgtggtaccttctggcgttttgaaattgctcctaaggatgaaccagacttgtggaggtctacaattgtttttctggggtcttggcttattttctttgattttcccatgatgtcaagcaaagaggcactgagtttgaaggtaagccttgaaatacatccacaggtacacctccaattgactcaaattatgtcaattaccctatcagaagcttctaaagccatgacatcattttctggcattttccaagctgtttaaaggcacagtcaacttagtgtatgtaaacctctgacccactggaattgagatacagtgaaataatctgtatgtaaacaattgttggaaaaatgacttgtcatgcacaaagtagatgtcctaaccgacttgccgaaactatagtttgttaacaaatgtgtggagtggttgaaaaacgagtttgaatgactccaacctaagtgtttgtaaacttcccgacttcaactgttaaTGAGTTTCTAGTATTGTGCTCTACCTATTGCAGGTATTTTATGCTGACTGCGGGCTTGTAGGGCAAGGGAGATGGATCTAAGTGCTGAGTGTAGACTCGGCTTGGTGAAGGGCAGCGATGAGTCGGTCGATGCATCCTTTTTAGCTCACCGCTACGTCAACCCCTCCTCATACAGTTGACGCAGACAAATCTGATACCTAACCTTGTCTGTTCCATTATTAGGATGTAGAATGTTTAACTGAGTGAACAGGTGAACAGTTTACTGCATTAATGTGAATTTTCATTTATTTTGAAAATGAGTTTAAATCTGTTTTGAGAAAGGTGAAGTTGGGGTAAGTATGCTtactgcaaaaaaaaaatatatatatatataaatatatatgtttacTACACTACGATGATATGTTGTAGGGAAATGTCATCTGCCTATGCTGCCGCTGTTATCATGTCTTGTCTGCCCATACAGGTATCCCTATATGCAATCTAGGGGTTTGTCCATTTCAGTACTAGACCGCTGTTCAATGCAACCTAGTCCTTAAATGCAGAACAGTGTCTATGGGGCTCGTCGGACCATTTCAGTACATGGCGCTTTCCGCCAATGGATAGATCGGTGTCAAACTGCACTCACACCTATATTACTTTCCTTAGTACAATGATACTTACAGTGTGCTGGATACAGCTGCCTGACATTAATGTTGCCACTGAATCTGCAGTTTGCGTTTTCTGAAAAAGAGACCGTGCTACCTGACAGGAATATGCAACAATAGATGAGGGAGGGAGCACTGAGTCCCACGTGTTCTGGTCAACGCGGATTCGACGCCCCTCGCTCGCAATCGCTCCAGTTCACTTTTTTTCCAGCAACTCCGAGCCAAGGAAGAATGATCACATTTAACCGCCCAGCGTCACTCCCAATAGGTACTAGTATTCGCCTGTAGTCTTCCCCGGCTTTGCCAGTAGTGATACACATTTGATCCATATTTTATTACGGTTTTTCTTAGCCTTTTGTTGGAGGATGAATAACCTTGTCAGAATATATTTTTTCTAGGTAGAGAACCCGTTCTTGGTCGTGATGTGGGTACATCGTTAATTAGAGGGGTCCCCCGCGGCTCTCTGTAATTGTCACCTGCAGTTGGTCCACCAatttgtatatttatttattttgttcaaCGGTGTTGCTCCATGCAAATCCCAGGGACTATGTGAGCATCATGCTGGCGGTGCGATGCCTGGTGTTCGCTGCAGTGAGTGCGCGGTTTGCCGTGACAGGTAAGACACTGGGGGGTTAAAGCCGCGCTTTCTTCCCGCAAATTTAACCCTTAACGCTATACGTAGGCCTATAACTTTCCCTTCATTATTAACGGGTTATTTTGAGATTTTCCGAGCTATTTAAGTCCCATTTTGCAGACTCCCTGTCATGAGAACTACGTGGTAAGATTAGCTGCATTAACAATTTCCCTCGTAACGCGCGCCTGCCGCCTTCGAGATGGGGATGGAGTCGGAGCTGTGCTCCAAGGTTTTGTA contains:
- the dbf4b gene encoding uncharacterized protein dbf4b, whose amino-acid sequence is MQQHPPGARGCFLGMLSPGHGARKLEGKSFYLDAVKSRPAAFLAEAISHLGGRIESFLNKDVSFVVTGSLEGLRSESFEVTRGGSDGMTGECHSSPRSTKPRESIMTSTRQQRPATGTPRPMVCGSRGKALLEKAIRNNERLQGNSVLANARSWGVKIVHVDDLLTHVQLLTAESAKARRRKTELKNSNKYPAVSRVIKAGALKSPYLKVEDSSRKYKALHMQSMTFPNLCYSGRFSPFEPPAPPQPERVKEQEQNKARQIIKSLSTSQDKPRSPLPRNPSLCRARKKNLGYCECCHEPFKDQDEHLQSAQHRGFVQDRSHYSLVDQLVADMEPGFAPCPAPESASTTLLRLETPPLLLQLLHSPSEMQTHSETEHAIQALLTQGSPSNTLDPDPSSSTPSVVPLSSHAQPLPPCPDTLSLLLLPSLPQPLSFCPENHPPSPDTLCQSPTLAPLPNHSQPLSPCPNTQCQPPSPYSQPPVLSPKTMFPFEPMSQPDSPYSQPPVLSPQVLLQPPTPHHPAEGEDMEIDSHMSASAEEESDPQTVPGRSRSLPRLWITAVNAKKRSRSVSPDTKACKRIRTSLANRHKSKPIWGFNSAGWTRKENQPLVPPTYGNGHELVAKACSLPKELGTAEQRPTPHQLEVKGISLVPTMTQDRINKVGNVVDIRAANHCHSVPICGPGHAICPLLKVDKITSWPPVEVFGTNRHSLATSTCLSLATFPRFPVKSTGNPSGHMDHSIFMDRVVLQQHATATPNISASFPPQPLHHPSDRPTHCPASSQDSNPSHSQSITSICIESALLPDLAVPSDSDSDWECDLMSRLGPPAATSAPSTLSLPQPAGSHHQQLDLELLQRPCSTWTLHDTSYESHLCAVLQQPLTPLPDPSLVFSRTEMQSLEVTQH